From Leptospira dzoumogneensis, one genomic window encodes:
- a CDS encoding 50S ribosomal protein L11 methyltransferase, which produces MKYKEIRVSIPKDFAEEFSAYLDEWQVAGYYEILFDREEPRKPDEEIISDNTPIRVYLAEDDVQSEAKIWVYLQTVAPENSFAESRWIETKEYEEAYKEFYKPFSVGVFWVVPTWEKEDWEKNKKLEQKDSLPVYINPGLAFGTGHHETTRLVLSRLGSIDLKGKKVADIGAGSGILSVAAAKLDASKIIAVDIDPNAVRSSTFNRDENGISPEVLVVEEGGFDHPQISSEQFDLCVANITFAVLKANMEKIAGLHTDHFLFSGVITERKEEFLELLSSQVGGKSLYETSWNGWELIEWIRK; this is translated from the coding sequence TTGAAATACAAAGAGATAAGAGTTTCCATTCCGAAAGATTTTGCGGAAGAATTTTCCGCCTACTTGGACGAATGGCAGGTAGCAGGATATTACGAAATTCTATTCGATAGGGAAGAACCTAGAAAACCGGACGAAGAGATTATCTCGGATAATACTCCGATCAGAGTGTATCTGGCAGAAGATGATGTTCAGTCGGAAGCCAAAATTTGGGTCTATCTACAAACAGTCGCTCCGGAAAATTCTTTTGCAGAATCCAGATGGATAGAAACAAAAGAATACGAAGAAGCTTATAAAGAATTTTATAAACCGTTTTCAGTCGGAGTTTTCTGGGTGGTGCCTACCTGGGAAAAAGAAGACTGGGAAAAAAACAAAAAGTTAGAACAAAAAGATTCCCTTCCGGTTTATATCAATCCGGGGCTTGCATTCGGAACAGGACATCATGAAACTACTCGTTTGGTTTTATCCAGGCTTGGCTCCATAGATCTGAAAGGAAAGAAGGTCGCTGATATTGGTGCAGGTTCCGGGATCCTATCCGTGGCAGCGGCAAAATTAGACGCATCTAAAATTATAGCAGTGGATATAGATCCGAATGCCGTACGTTCCTCCACATTTAATAGGGACGAGAACGGGATCTCTCCGGAAGTTTTAGTAGTGGAAGAAGGGGGATTCGATCATCCGCAAATTTCTTCCGAACAATTCGATCTATGTGTTGCTAATATCACATTCGCGGTCTTAAAAGCGAATATGGAAAAGATCGCAGGACTTCATACGGATCATTTTCTTTTTAGCGGTGTGATCACGGAAAGAAAAGAGGAATTTCTGGAACTTCTATCTTCCCAAGTAGGAGGTAAATCTTTATATGAAACCTCCTGGAACGGATGGGAGCTGATAGAATGGATCCGCAAATAG
- the truA gene encoding tRNA pseudouridine(38-40) synthase TruA: MTEDPRNYALLIEFDGGCFFGYQSQKQSPTVQEEIEKALDILLKKQTRIWGAGRTDTGVHARGMIVNFKTDSPISNLSKFLLGMNALTDRGLAIHEITEVPLNFNSQFSCTAREYEYLLVNARFPRPVWKNRAFWYQHRIDVSRLREELELLKGEHDFRSLAKATSMRNRRTTTRVIYDASLIESEEEPGLLRLRIKANGFLHNMVRILTGTLFEIAIEKRKETNILKILSSKDRTIAGITLPPYGLYFLKAYYDSFPQIDRMYQNRKEFGGVPR; the protein is encoded by the coding sequence ATGACAGAAGATCCTAGAAACTATGCCTTGCTGATTGAATTCGATGGTGGATGTTTTTTCGGATACCAAAGCCAGAAACAATCTCCCACGGTTCAGGAAGAAATAGAAAAGGCACTGGATATTCTTCTCAAAAAACAAACTCGTATCTGGGGAGCGGGAAGGACCGACACTGGAGTCCATGCCAGGGGAATGATCGTAAATTTTAAGACGGATTCCCCTATTTCCAATCTGTCGAAGTTCCTACTCGGAATGAATGCGCTCACCGACCGGGGTCTGGCAATTCATGAGATCACAGAAGTCCCATTGAACTTCAATTCTCAGTTTTCCTGTACCGCAAGAGAATATGAATATCTTTTGGTAAATGCGAGGTTTCCAAGACCGGTTTGGAAAAACAGAGCATTCTGGTACCAACATCGGATTGACGTTTCCCGCTTAAGAGAAGAACTGGAACTACTAAAGGGAGAGCATGACTTCAGAAGTCTGGCAAAAGCCACTTCGATGCGGAACCGAAGGACAACTACCCGGGTCATCTATGATGCGAGCCTTATAGAAAGTGAAGAAGAGCCCGGACTTCTTCGTTTACGGATCAAGGCAAACGGTTTCCTCCATAATATGGTCCGGATCCTGACCGGAACACTTTTTGAAATAGCGATAGAGAAGCGCAAAGAGACGAATATATTGAAAATACTTTCTTCCAAAGATAGAACCATAGCAGGGATTACCCTCCCCCCTTACGGATTGTATTTTCTAAAAGCGTACTACGATTCATTTCCTCAAATAGATCGAATGTACCAAAACAGGAAAGAATTCGGCGGAGTTCCTAGATGA
- a CDS encoding DUF2225 domain-containing protein, which translates to MTATALAQGKKISFRNKEDTVCPICSEVHQRESMFQGGGRLIAGKLTQELRRLYEKNKKFGRVSPNDYVLNVCPRCLYTAFPKDWSGLDADELAKLRESAEVRRKNIESIMGPTDFYQERNLILGAASYLLAIECYQSRKVTVAPTPKKAVCAVRGAWYFDDVNTEFPGMGYDKIRDLLYQKSAGWYTDTMEIMQSGSEPVDAASYLLGPDTDKNWGFDGVIYLSAYLTMKFKEELASDAASKLNLLIRAKRTLSRLYGSGKASKSKPSVIIDMAKELYDEYNKIIEEMGGEK; encoded by the coding sequence ATGACAGCAACAGCATTAGCCCAAGGCAAAAAAATCTCGTTTCGCAACAAAGAAGATACGGTCTGCCCTATCTGTAGCGAGGTCCACCAAAGGGAAAGTATGTTCCAAGGGGGTGGAAGGCTGATCGCCGGTAAACTCACCCAGGAATTACGTCGCTTATACGAAAAAAACAAAAAATTCGGCCGTGTGAGCCCGAACGATTACGTTCTAAACGTCTGCCCTCGTTGTCTTTATACCGCGTTCCCTAAAGATTGGTCCGGACTAGATGCGGACGAACTCGCAAAATTAAGGGAATCCGCAGAAGTTAGACGCAAAAACATAGAGTCCATCATGGGACCTACCGATTTTTACCAGGAAAGGAACCTGATCTTGGGTGCTGCGTCTTATCTATTAGCGATAGAATGTTACCAGTCCAGAAAAGTGACAGTAGCTCCTACACCTAAAAAAGCGGTCTGCGCTGTTAGAGGCGCTTGGTACTTCGATGATGTGAATACTGAGTTTCCAGGTATGGGTTACGACAAGATCCGGGACCTTTTATACCAAAAATCCGCGGGCTGGTACACGGACACAATGGAGATCATGCAATCAGGTTCAGAACCTGTGGATGCAGCTTCTTATCTACTCGGGCCCGATACGGACAAAAACTGGGGATTCGACGGAGTCATCTATCTTTCCGCTTATCTCACAATGAAGTTCAAGGAAGAACTAGCATCCGATGCGGCTTCTAAACTGAACCTTCTCATCCGCGCCAAAAGAACTCTTTCTAGATTGTACGGTTCAGGTAAGGCATCTAAGTCCAAACCTTCCGTCATCATCGATATGGCAAAAGAACTCTATGACGAATACAATAAGATCATAGAAGAAATGGGCGGAGAAAAATAA
- a CDS encoding lysophospholipid acyltransferase family protein, whose amino-acid sequence MNPLKFMESRLGRFSPKYRKLVLRTYVVTLRLVLTVAFPTMIAGIFYAVIGKREKQYASFLKGAKTWGPVVIRMTKTDLMIKNEMQIPEKGHMIFLNHVNEIDFPYDCLVVNKPYLANQVIKKTLVAYWWMKAMGSQVFETSKAATIAVSVRNLIKGLSTTSYIVYPEGHNSYSEIIQPMQKGMIKLAYENKIPVVLVLKSGITTYQTEPMFAKVGYKFIGRYEPWTYETWENFRDFLYETMSKEKIALDSEIGTVREPVSSKSK is encoded by the coding sequence ATGAATCCACTCAAGTTTATGGAAAGCCGTTTGGGCAGGTTTTCCCCGAAGTATCGCAAACTGGTATTACGCACCTATGTCGTAACCTTAAGGCTGGTACTTACGGTAGCGTTTCCTACTATGATCGCCGGGATTTTTTATGCGGTCATCGGTAAGAGAGAAAAACAATATGCTTCTTTTCTAAAGGGTGCAAAAACTTGGGGACCAGTTGTGATCCGTATGACCAAAACGGATCTTATGATCAAGAATGAGATGCAGATCCCGGAAAAGGGTCATATGATCTTTTTAAATCATGTAAACGAAATAGATTTTCCTTATGATTGCCTGGTGGTCAACAAACCGTATCTGGCAAACCAAGTGATCAAAAAAACTTTAGTGGCCTATTGGTGGATGAAGGCGATGGGTTCTCAGGTTTTTGAGACCTCCAAAGCGGCTACGATCGCAGTATCCGTTCGTAATTTAATAAAAGGGCTTTCCACTACTTCTTATATAGTTTATCCGGAAGGTCATAATTCTTATTCTGAAATTATCCAACCGATGCAAAAAGGGATGATCAAACTTGCGTATGAGAATAAAATTCCTGTGGTGTTGGTACTAAAATCTGGAATTACCACTTACCAGACGGAACCTATGTTTGCTAAGGTTGGATACAAGTTTATAGGAAGATATGAACCCTGGACTTACGAGACCTGGGAGAATTTTAGGGATTTCTTATACGAAACCATGAGCAAGGAAAAGATCGCATTAGACTCCGAGATCGGAACAGTGCGCGAACCTGTCTCTTCTAAATCCAAGTGA
- a CDS encoding TonB C-terminal domain-containing protein, translated as MKKEISQKEKLVFWGINFLSWTSPISMIGFGIFFPLGVIFLFPKEDRVLRPAFHSVFLQVVLGLFLFSLELLFLIFPKAEEIFSLFVLLSSEEPSSSGFLVLTLMFFLGLAVFFLQAKHIRKSLRPEDPRPLILNPVLVFLTVGCLILFTHYLTYSDPFRTKMATFAVFSESVWIFFFTAVGLAELLSGKRPFFLFKRPWAWFVRQTRDSFAKEEGDLPASARKRKNAKVRDIILAGWGHIYTGRLWKGFPILFVYLLGLLLFATFFFSWWEPALGIRFLASLGLKPGLSDKKFFEVASSVWIWSAILTVLVLVNVFSGWLLRRSFHSKTPLLGLSPGFENNLGLSVLVHLIVICLILLMPTTIAFQKESKSRPTDHFTPENHAEFYFIDPNLPDEVKGLNGGVITGTDTPNSTQGEKIPEEKPSDEGRVKGEVKKIKGKKLPPTYSNYISAKMRTFESFMDYWRSAPRNYSCVVAYTITPDGEVVDVELVQNSPYPEQDQRTLELIENLSPMMPPPGTKGYIRVTELFWNGPLDAKAMPTPLQQELVNMFDGRYMEEL; from the coding sequence ATGAAAAAGGAAATTTCGCAGAAGGAAAAATTAGTCTTTTGGGGGATCAATTTTCTCTCTTGGACCTCTCCCATTTCCATGATTGGGTTCGGGATCTTTTTTCCTCTGGGAGTTATCTTCCTATTTCCGAAAGAGGATAGGGTACTTAGGCCGGCATTCCATTCCGTTTTTCTACAAGTAGTCCTCGGGCTGTTTTTATTTTCTCTAGAACTCCTATTTTTAATTTTTCCAAAAGCAGAAGAGATATTTTCTTTATTCGTTCTGCTCAGTTCGGAAGAGCCTAGTTCATCCGGATTCCTTGTTCTAACTTTAATGTTCTTCCTGGGCCTGGCAGTATTTTTTCTACAGGCAAAACATATTCGAAAAAGTTTAAGACCGGAAGATCCAAGACCTCTTATCTTAAATCCGGTTTTAGTATTTCTGACCGTCGGCTGCTTAATACTATTCACTCATTATTTAACATATTCCGATCCGTTCCGAACGAAGATGGCTACCTTTGCGGTCTTCTCCGAAAGCGTTTGGATTTTCTTTTTTACCGCAGTAGGACTTGCGGAACTTCTATCCGGCAAAAGACCATTCTTCTTATTCAAGAGGCCTTGGGCCTGGTTTGTAAGACAAACCAGAGATTCGTTTGCAAAGGAAGAAGGGGATCTGCCTGCTTCTGCCAGAAAACGTAAGAACGCAAAAGTTAGAGATATTATCTTAGCGGGCTGGGGTCATATCTATACGGGACGTTTGTGGAAAGGATTTCCGATCCTATTCGTATATCTGCTCGGGTTATTATTATTCGCTACATTTTTCTTCTCTTGGTGGGAACCTGCTTTAGGGATCCGCTTTCTTGCAAGTTTAGGTTTAAAACCTGGGCTTTCCGATAAAAAGTTTTTTGAAGTGGCATCTTCCGTTTGGATTTGGTCTGCGATCTTAACTGTATTAGTTTTAGTTAATGTGTTTTCAGGATGGCTGCTCCGGAGATCCTTTCATTCTAAAACTCCTCTTTTGGGTTTGAGCCCGGGTTTTGAGAATAACCTTGGATTAAGCGTTTTGGTCCATCTAATAGTGATCTGTTTGATCTTACTTATGCCGACCACGATCGCTTTCCAAAAAGAAAGTAAATCCCGTCCTACGGATCATTTTACACCCGAGAATCATGCTGAATTCTATTTTATAGATCCGAATCTTCCGGATGAGGTAAAAGGACTCAATGGCGGTGTGATTACCGGAACGGATACGCCTAATAGTACCCAAGGTGAAAAGATCCCTGAAGAAAAACCTTCAGACGAGGGCAGAGTAAAGGGAGAAGTTAAAAAGATCAAAGGTAAAAAACTTCCTCCTACTTATTCCAATTATATCTCCGCAAAGATGAGAACTTTCGAATCCTTTATGGATTATTGGAGAAGTGCTCCTCGAAATTATTCCTGCGTAGTAGCTTATACGATTACTCCGGATGGAGAAGTTGTGGATGTGGAACTTGTACAAAATTCTCCTTATCCGGAACAAGACCAAAGAACATTGGAATTGATCGAGAACCTATCTCCTATGATGCCTCCTCCCGGAACAAAAGGTTATATAAGAGTCACGGAACTTTTCTGGAATGGGCCTTTGGATGCTAAGGCTATGCCCACTCCTTTACAACAAGAGCTGGTGAATATGTTCGACGGCCGTTATATGGAGGAATTATGA
- a CDS encoding PrsW family glutamic-type intramembrane protease: MSLEVILLAIGSIFPWGFYLIYTQPNTGREKRFFFIIFFALLLGWISTELVLRASAFIWPETEIKAKVAKSILSQTAFLAFVKAGMMEELCKSILIVSLSLILAFDWKKKEFLPETFLVGGFVALGFAGIENYHYILTAKEDDRIHTFILRTLKSSNAHLLINLCFALCLIKSNKRQFPDKYWYILSGFLLAVVQHGLFDFFVIPVGRFGHWAATALFVGIWVWIVKDRRVYMKEEKIYKEKPPQEKPLNEEVSQVVPEIIR; the protein is encoded by the coding sequence ATGAGTTTAGAAGTAATTCTTCTTGCGATCGGAAGTATTTTTCCTTGGGGATTTTATCTTATCTATACCCAGCCCAACACGGGTAGAGAAAAACGTTTCTTTTTTATAATATTCTTCGCGCTACTTTTAGGATGGATCTCCACTGAACTAGTCCTTCGTGCGAGTGCCTTCATTTGGCCAGAGACGGAGATCAAGGCTAAGGTAGCAAAATCAATTCTTTCCCAAACTGCATTTCTTGCATTCGTGAAAGCGGGAATGATGGAAGAATTATGTAAATCCATCCTGATCGTTTCATTATCCCTTATCCTCGCTTTTGATTGGAAGAAAAAGGAATTCCTCCCGGAAACGTTTTTAGTAGGTGGGTTTGTAGCATTGGGTTTTGCAGGAATAGAAAATTATCATTATATTCTGACCGCAAAAGAAGATGATAGGATCCATACTTTCATTCTAAGAACATTAAAATCTTCGAATGCACATTTACTCATTAATTTATGTTTTGCACTTTGTCTGATCAAAAGTAATAAAAGACAGTTCCCGGACAAGTATTGGTATATTCTTTCCGGGTTCTTACTTGCTGTGGTCCAACACGGACTATTCGACTTTTTTGTGATCCCAGTCGGAAGATTCGGACATTGGGCGGCAACAGCACTCTTCGTAGGGATTTGGGTCTGGATCGTGAAAGACAGAAGAGTGTATATGAAAGAAGAAAAAATATATAAAGAAAAACCTCCCCAGGAAAAGCCTCTTAATGAAGAAGTTTCTCAGGTCGTTCCAGAGATAATCCGTTGA
- a CDS encoding adenosine kinase: MRHYDVFGIGNALVDILIPTEDSFLQKMGWNKGIMTLVDAEVQGGVLTALDGHKKELRSGGSAANTMIALANSGGTGTYTGKVSEDTYGEFYKQDMEKAGILFEVPPSKEGHTGTCVILTTPDAERTMLTHLGISSTLTKQDLDLEKLKVSSYSYVEGYLWDGPSTKEACLLAMEESKKAGVKVAFTFSDPFCVNRSREDFLKLTKEYCDLVFCNAEEAKALAATESKEDALKFISSICKNVMMTDGSNGAFSSVNGTISHIGGFPAQNLLDTTGAGDCFAAGVLYGLTHGFSPDNAARWGNYVASRIVQEIGPRLSVRLMGRQEEILGKTRS; this comes from the coding sequence ATGAGACATTACGACGTATTCGGAATAGGGAACGCACTTGTGGATATTCTAATCCCTACCGAAGATTCTTTTTTACAAAAAATGGGCTGGAACAAAGGGATCATGACCCTGGTGGATGCAGAAGTGCAGGGTGGGGTCCTTACCGCTTTAGATGGACATAAAAAAGAATTAAGATCAGGCGGAAGTGCTGCGAATACGATGATCGCACTCGCAAATTCAGGAGGGACCGGAACCTATACCGGAAAAGTAAGCGAGGACACTTACGGGGAATTTTACAAACAGGACATGGAGAAGGCAGGGATCTTATTCGAAGTTCCTCCTTCCAAGGAAGGGCATACCGGGACATGTGTGATCCTTACGACTCCAGATGCAGAGAGAACAATGCTCACTCATTTGGGAATTTCTTCCACATTGACCAAACAAGATCTGGATCTGGAAAAACTAAAGGTCTCTTCTTATAGTTATGTGGAAGGATATCTTTGGGACGGACCATCCACCAAAGAAGCTTGTCTTTTGGCAATGGAAGAATCCAAAAAAGCGGGAGTAAAGGTGGCATTTACCTTCAGCGATCCGTTCTGCGTAAACCGTTCCAGAGAGGATTTTTTAAAACTCACTAAAGAATATTGTGATTTAGTTTTTTGTAATGCAGAAGAAGCAAAGGCACTCGCCGCTACAGAATCCAAAGAAGACGCTTTAAAATTTATCTCATCCATTTGTAAGAATGTAATGATGACGGACGGTTCCAACGGTGCGTTCTCTTCCGTAAACGGGACTATCAGTCATATCGGCGGATTTCCTGCCCAGAATTTATTAGATACTACCGGAGCAGGGGATTGTTTTGCGGCAGGTGTTCTTTACGGACTCACCCACGGATTTTCACCTGATAATGCGGCAAGATGGGGAAATTACGTTGCATCCAGGATCGTACAAGAGATCGGACCTAGACTTTCCGTCAGACTTATGGGCAGACAGGAAGAAATATTAGGGAAGACACGTAGTTAA
- a CDS encoding LIC11274 family protein, producing MKKLLVFMIAMLVAPVLLHGEAVSMKSYKKRIELLTYLRAIEPVVKNYPGEVKSSGQGQAQADGERLAKYKELKRLYQEGLLYFFEGNFVNSYRRFLESQLGMELLLEELSQAYVERTEEILKTAIEKKNPNNPMDRALVDISVEYGKTSYIRADIKENREAPYTRRMYNPREFHYVVNKYTIEKNMELGYQFLGEAKEARNNALKIEKHLEKHQKLQPEHRKHRIEMYLGAINLCRDARSNAMNIFKLKYPYDNYYLQRSDAKTEETRNEIGEITPGEVVSVEGVTYDFSTNPLVRADNRMSPVFDKRIPDDYRRDAVDILGRVYDDEIDNKLYLRWDADTRKKLLGDKIPPGAQKRKQAAAASQPANK from the coding sequence ATGAAAAAACTTCTCGTTTTCATGATTGCGATGTTAGTCGCCCCAGTTCTATTACACGGCGAAGCCGTTTCTATGAAATCGTATAAGAAGAGAATAGAACTCTTAACTTATTTAAGAGCGATAGAACCTGTTGTTAAAAATTATCCTGGAGAGGTAAAATCCTCCGGGCAGGGTCAGGCCCAAGCAGATGGGGAAAGACTCGCGAAGTATAAAGAACTCAAAAGATTGTACCAAGAAGGTCTTCTGTATTTCTTCGAAGGGAATTTCGTAAATTCTTATCGTAGATTTTTAGAATCCCAGCTTGGAATGGAACTTCTTCTGGAAGAACTTTCTCAGGCATATGTGGAAAGAACGGAAGAGATCCTGAAAACAGCGATCGAAAAGAAAAATCCGAATAATCCTATGGATAGAGCGCTTGTGGATATTTCCGTGGAATACGGAAAAACAAGTTATATCCGTGCGGATATCAAGGAGAATAGAGAAGCTCCTTATACCCGCAGAATGTACAACCCTAGAGAATTCCATTACGTGGTAAATAAATACACCATCGAAAAAAATATGGAGTTAGGTTATCAATTCTTGGGAGAAGCCAAGGAAGCACGTAATAACGCACTTAAGATAGAAAAACATCTGGAGAAACACCAAAAACTCCAGCCTGAGCATAGAAAACATCGTATCGAAATGTATTTGGGAGCGATCAATCTTTGCAGGGACGCAAGATCCAATGCGATGAATATTTTCAAACTCAAGTATCCTTATGATAATTATTATCTGCAAAGATCGGACGCTAAAACTGAAGAGACTCGTAACGAGATCGGAGAGATCACTCCGGGTGAAGTTGTTTCGGTAGAAGGAGTTACATATGACTTCTCCACTAACCCTCTTGTCCGTGCGGATAATAGAATGAGCCCCGTATTCGATAAAAGAATTCCGGACGATTATCGTAGAGACGCTGTGGATATTTTAGGCAGAGTTTATGACGATGAGATCGACAATAAACTATATCTTCGCTGGGATGCTGATACTCGTAAAAAACTTCTGGGAGATAAGATCCCTCCAGGAGCTCAGAAGAGAAAACAAGCTGCAGCTGCTTCCCAGCCTGCTAATAAATAA
- a CDS encoding LIC11270 family surface protein — MISKTNRLLYLFCFSLAFVSDCKVGHWEGNATDNPVISTLFNNRMLLLMKGTYATDSPLEFSEYNNGTGNVYEDLSGDTAFNLAGLPKMANLPIYIDIGEIRISSKYQDGLNNLSQIRTVAAAKAFWDNVAPNREVYCTQPYTLNANTCRSLNGEFKMIQFLNGEGAEFPSNDPTAGTSSGLASQYYYTGTYIRSLVTGWGNSPGVDLTKVTFFDNYGVYGFNIVPRLAYAAGTTDKSAYPLVFPLLYSVQPGEADMDFKPGFEPYIFEVRMNLKENLMVHSIKAADGSTAATLISISDWKVNHQGQTDMGGGILSRSRTIYPSGASSLAITGGSGNLTHYFAVFRENETDILTKLPLAATPARNGTVKMKYINSGTHKLYCLADTGNLDGFPDTIVGTPLTFSVPENGNMSTVSLTYSCP; from the coding sequence ATGATCTCTAAAACGAATCGTCTTCTATACCTTTTTTGTTTTTCGCTAGCATTCGTTTCAGATTGTAAGGTAGGGCATTGGGAAGGGAACGCCACTGATAACCCCGTAATTAGTACCCTTTTCAATAATAGAATGTTACTTCTAATGAAAGGTACTTATGCCACGGACAGTCCTTTGGAATTTTCAGAATACAATAACGGAACCGGGAATGTATACGAAGATCTGTCCGGGGATACTGCTTTCAATCTAGCAGGTCTTCCTAAAATGGCAAATCTTCCCATCTATATCGATATAGGTGAGATCCGAATTTCTTCCAAATACCAAGACGGTCTGAATAATCTTTCTCAGATCAGAACTGTTGCAGCTGCAAAAGCTTTCTGGGATAACGTCGCTCCTAATAGAGAAGTGTATTGTACCCAACCTTATACATTGAATGCAAACACCTGCCGATCCCTGAACGGCGAATTCAAAATGATCCAGTTCTTAAATGGAGAAGGAGCGGAATTTCCTTCCAACGATCCTACTGCAGGAACTTCTTCAGGACTCGCAAGCCAGTATTATTATACCGGAACTTATATCCGCTCCCTTGTTACCGGTTGGGGAAATTCACCGGGGGTAGATCTTACAAAAGTAACCTTCTTCGATAACTATGGTGTGTATGGATTTAATATAGTTCCAAGACTTGCATACGCAGCAGGGACCACCGATAAATCGGCGTATCCATTAGTATTCCCTCTTCTCTATTCCGTACAACCCGGAGAAGCGGATATGGACTTTAAACCTGGATTCGAGCCTTATATTTTCGAAGTAAGAATGAACCTTAAGGAAAATCTAATGGTTCACTCCATCAAAGCAGCTGACGGAAGTACTGCGGCGACTTTGATCTCTATCAGCGATTGGAAAGTAAATCACCAAGGACAGACTGATATGGGTGGAGGGATTTTGTCCAGATCCAGGACTATCTATCCAAGCGGGGCCTCTTCTTTGGCAATCACAGGCGGCTCCGGAAATTTAACTCATTATTTTGCGGTTTTTAGAGAGAATGAAACGGATATTCTTACAAAACTTCCATTAGCTGCCACACCCGCAAGAAATGGAACAGTAAAGATGAAATACATCAATTCCGGAACTCATAAGCTGTATTGTCTGGCTGATACTGGAAACCTGGACGGTTTTCCGGATACGATCGTAGGAACTCCGCTCACATTTTCCGTTCCGGAGAACGGAAACATGAGCACTGTTTCTTTAACTTATTCTTGTCCTTAG